A window from Cryptomeria japonica chromosome 1, Sugi_1.0, whole genome shotgun sequence encodes these proteins:
- the LOC131075737 gene encoding type IV inositol polyphosphate 5-phosphatase 7, whose translation MKAYNSRKKKNSWPKLVAKKWLNIKTKADEFHADEIFEDRLIERRRSLSDKDSLLSRRGLAGNMSNKTESLRQASVEPDIAQVTDVQNLRVFVGTWNVGGKAPYNGLKLDDWLHASPPADIYVLGFQEIVPLNAGNVLGAEDNGPAEKWLSLVRQTLYNNRNHCPSPSPSSRHGSREASEAVNSFDSNFEGSKLHINAVPSQRESFEASNLLSKRIGEAKTSPLKLKRKITLAEHLSLGRLIDRADSSSSSRSISSEDESGLSGSDSPRSVFHSPMSCSPLSNRCNSGEMNYRLSSSQPSYFLAASKQMVGIFLCVWVRSDLRQHVRDLKVSCVGRGLMGYLGNKGSISISMLFDQASFCFVCTHLTSGQKGGDEMRRNSDVIEIIKRTRFPQARDSLVKKSPESILEHDRVIWLGDLNYRLSLRYAETKRLMEMSDWESLLEKDQLCREKKAGRIFTGWNEGKIYFPPTYKYCRNSDRYTGDTLRSRSKKRTPAWCDRILWYGKGLNQLSYVRGESKFSDHRPVYSVFIAEVETLNRSKLKQALMSTGTRIQVEKLLTRTNSCH comes from the exons ATGAAGGCTTACAACAGCAGAAAGAAAAAG AATTCATGGCCAAAGTTGGTGGCTAAAAAATGGTTGAACATTAAGACCAAAGCAGATGAGTTCCATGCAGATGAGATTTTTGAAG ATCGTTTGATTGAAAGACGGAGGAGCCTGTCAGATAAGGACTCCTTGCTTTCAAGAAGAGGCTTAGCAG GCAATATGTCGAACAAAACTGAATCTCTGAGGCAAGCAAGTGTTGAACCAGACATAGCCCAAGTCACAGATGTTCAAAATCTAAG GGTATTTGTAGGAACATGGAATGTAGGGGGTAAAGCTCCTTACAATGGCCTCAAGTTGGATGACTGGTTACATGCATCGCCTCCTGCAGATATATATGTTCTGGG GTTCCAGGAAATTGTGCCTTTAAATGCAGGGAATGTCCTAGGCGCAGAGGACAATGGTCCTGCAGAGAAATGGCTCTCCCTTGTTCGGCAAACACTTTACAACAACAGAAACCACTGTCCCAGTCCATCACCTTCCAGCCGGCATGGGTCAAGAGAGGCATCAGAAGCAGTTAACAGCTTTGATTCTAATTTTGAAGGTTCTAAACTTCATATCAACGCTGTTCCTTCACAGAGAGAATCGTTTGAGGCCTCGAACTTACTTTCCAAAAGGATTGGTGAAGCAAAAACTTCTCCATTAAAACTGAAGCGAAAGATCACCCTAGCTGAACATCTCTCCTTGGGAAGACTAATTGACAGGGCAGATTCCAGTAGTTCTTCTCGATCAATTTCATCAGAGGATGAAAGTGGTTTGAGTGGGTCAGATTCACCCCGCAGTGTTTTCCATTCTCCAATGTCTTGCAGTCCCCTGTCAAATAGATGCAATTCAGGTGAAATGAATTACAGATTGAGTTCAAGTCAGCCAAGTTATTTTTTGGCAGCTAGCAAGCAGATGGTTGGCATATTCCTCTGTGTGTGGGTGCGTAGTGATCTGAGACAGCATGTCCGAGATTTAAAAGTCTCCTGTGTTGGCCGTGGGCTAATGGGCTATCTTGGAAACAAG GGTTCTATTTCAATCAGCATGTTATTTGATCAGGCAAGCTTTTGCTTTGTCTGCACTCATTTGACATCAGGACAGAAGGGAGGTGATGAGATGAGGAGGAATTCCGATGTCATAGAGATCATAAAAAGGACACGATTTCCACAAGCCCGTGATTCTTTGGTAAAGAAATCACCTGAAAGCATTTTGGAGCACGA TCGAGTAATATGGCTTGGGGATTTGAATTATCGCCTTTCACTTCGCTATGCTGAAACTAAAAGACTAATGGAAATGAGTGATTGGGAGTCTCTGTTGGAGAAAGATCAA CTTTGCAGAGAGAAGAAAGCAGGGCGTATATTCACAGGATGGAATGAAGGGAAAATATATTTCCCTCCAACTTACAAGTATTGCAGAAACTCAGACCGCTATACAGGAGATACTctcagatcaagatcaaagaaacGCACACCAGCTTG GTGTGATCGTATACTATGGTATGGTAAAGGCCTAAATCAACTCTCTTATGTTCGAGGGGAATCAAAGTTCTCTGATCATCGACCTGTTTATTCAGTTTTTATAGCAGAGGTGGAAACACTCAATAGAAGCAAATTGAAACAAGCTTTGATGAGCACAGGCACAAGAATCCAAGTGGAAAAGCTTCTAACTCGAACTAATAGTTGTCATTAA